A DNA window from Halomicrobium mukohataei DSM 12286 contains the following coding sequences:
- a CDS encoding DNA-directed RNA polymerase subunit N encodes MMVPVRCFTCGNVVAEHWEEFKARTREAEEPEDPEKVLDELGVERHCCRRMLVSHKDLVDIVAPYQ; translated from the coding sequence ATGATGGTACCGGTCCGGTGTTTCACCTGTGGTAACGTCGTCGCCGAGCACTGGGAGGAGTTCAAGGCCCGCACCCGCGAAGCCGAGGAGCCAGAGGACCCCGAAAAGGTCCTCGACGAACTCGGCGTCGAGCGCCACTGCTGTCGCCGGATGCTCGTCTCGCACAAGGACCTCGTCGACATCGTGGCACCCTATCAATGA
- a CDS encoding 50S ribosomal protein L13, producing the protein MSVAEFDADVVVDARDCIFGRVASNVAQRALDGETIAVVNAEEAVITGNEDQIMEKFQKRREVGSDRGPYYPKRPDGIFKRSIRGMLPHKKPRGREALSNVRVYVGNPYEDHDLDAEILEDTSLDRLSNIKFVSLGDVSESIGANVTW; encoded by the coding sequence CGGACGTCGTCGTCGACGCCCGCGACTGCATCTTCGGACGCGTCGCTTCCAACGTCGCACAGCGTGCCCTCGACGGCGAGACGATCGCCGTCGTCAACGCCGAGGAGGCCGTCATCACGGGTAACGAGGACCAGATCATGGAGAAGTTCCAGAAGCGCCGCGAGGTCGGCTCGGATCGAGGTCCGTACTACCCGAAGCGACCGGACGGCATCTTCAAGCGCTCGATCCGCGGGATGCTTCCCCACAAGAAGCCCCGCGGTCGCGAGGCGCTCTCGAACGTCCGTGTCTACGTGGGCAACCCTTACGAGGACCACGACCTCGACGCGGAGATTCTGGAGGACACCTCGCTGGATCGACTGTCGAACATCAAGTTCGTCTCGCTCGGAGACGTCAGCGAATCCATCGGAGCGAACGTAACATGGTAA
- the eno gene encoding phosphopyruvate hydratase has protein sequence MTLITDVRLRRVLDSRGNATVEADVLTESGGFGRGKAPSGASTGEYEAIELPANEAIARAREDALPRLIGEVHAGNQRDVDAALHAADGTDDFSEIGANSAVAISMAAAKAGADVLGAPLYQHLGGTFRGNEYPTPLGNIIGGGEHAADATNIQEFLAAPVGAPSVEEAVFANAAVHQEVHDILAERDLPAGKGDEGAWAPSISDDEAFEIMSEAVETVADDLGFAISFGLDVAGAELYDAEEDGYVYDDQVRSAEEQIDYIAQKAEEYDLVYVEDPLDEDDYEAFADLTDMVGDQTLVCGDDLFVTNVERLQAGINAGAANSILIKPNQIGTLTDAVDAIELARDNGYASVVSHRSGETEDATIAHLAVATDAPFIKTGAVGGERTAKLNELIRIEDNAV, from the coding sequence ATGACGCTCATCACGGACGTACGACTGCGCCGCGTGCTCGACTCGCGTGGCAACGCGACGGTCGAGGCCGACGTGCTCACCGAGAGCGGCGGCTTCGGGCGCGGCAAGGCACCGAGCGGAGCGAGTACCGGCGAGTACGAGGCCATCGAGCTGCCCGCCAACGAGGCGATCGCACGGGCACGCGAGGACGCGCTGCCCCGACTGATCGGCGAGGTTCACGCCGGCAATCAGCGTGACGTCGACGCGGCGCTTCACGCGGCAGACGGGACCGACGACTTCTCGGAGATCGGAGCCAACAGCGCCGTCGCCATCTCGATGGCGGCCGCGAAGGCTGGTGCCGACGTGCTCGGTGCGCCGCTGTACCAGCACCTCGGTGGCACGTTCCGGGGCAACGAGTACCCGACGCCGCTTGGCAACATCATCGGCGGCGGCGAACACGCCGCGGACGCGACGAACATCCAGGAGTTCCTCGCGGCACCCGTCGGTGCGCCCAGCGTCGAAGAGGCCGTCTTCGCTAACGCGGCCGTCCACCAGGAAGTCCACGACATCCTCGCCGAGCGGGACCTGCCCGCCGGCAAAGGCGACGAGGGCGCGTGGGCACCGTCGATCTCCGACGACGAAGCCTTCGAGATCATGTCCGAGGCGGTCGAGACCGTCGCGGACGATCTCGGCTTCGCGATTTCGTTCGGCCTGGACGTGGCCGGCGCGGAACTGTACGACGCCGAGGAGGACGGCTACGTCTACGACGATCAGGTCCGCTCGGCCGAGGAGCAGATCGACTACATCGCCCAGAAGGCCGAGGAGTACGACCTCGTCTACGTCGAGGATCCCCTCGACGAGGACGACTACGAGGCGTTCGCCGATCTGACCGACATGGTCGGCGACCAGACGCTCGTCTGTGGGGACGACCTGTTCGTCACCAACGTCGAGCGCCTGCAGGCCGGCATCAACGCCGGTGCGGCAAACTCCATCCTCATCAAGCCCAACCAGATCGGGACGCTCACGGACGCCGTGGACGCCATCGAACTGGCCCGGGACAACGGGTACGCGTCGGTCGTCTCCCATCGCAGCGGTGAGACGGAAGACGCCACGATCGCACACCTCGCCGTTGCGACCGACGCACCGTTCATCAAGACGGGCGCGGTCGGTGGCGAGCGAACAGCCAAGCTGAACGAACTCATCCGAATCGAGGACAACGCAGTATGA
- a CDS encoding DUF5518 domain-containing protein, producing the protein MAQGDTLVNALIGAAVGTVAGAVLPLGPLLGGLTAGYLEGGDRSDGLRVGLYAGLIALIPLGLGGFVVGSLFGLFAIGAGPDGLAFGAIGIAFMLLVFLLYVAYVVGLSAVGGWIGNYVKYDTELGS; encoded by the coding sequence ATGGCACAAGGAGACACGCTCGTCAACGCCCTGATCGGTGCAGCCGTCGGCACCGTCGCCGGTGCAGTGTTGCCTCTCGGGCCGCTACTGGGTGGACTCACGGCGGGCTATCTGGAAGGTGGCGATCGGTCGGACGGACTCCGCGTGGGCCTCTACGCCGGTCTGATTGCGCTGATACCGCTCGGACTCGGCGGATTCGTGGTGGGCTCCCTGTTCGGGCTCTTCGCGATCGGTGCCGGTCCCGACGGACTCGCCTTCGGAGCGATCGGAATCGCGTTCATGCTGCTGGTGTTCCTCCTCTACGTCGCCTACGTCGTCGGTCTGAGCGCAGTCGGCGGGTGGATCGGCAACTACGTGAAGTACGACACGGAACTTGGCTCGTGA
- a CDS encoding DNA-directed RNA polymerase subunit K, whose translation MMVQENRYEKARIIGARALQVAFGAPVLIDTDQTQPILIAAEEYDAGVLPFTVRRGDN comes from the coding sequence ATGATGGTTCAGGAAAACCGCTACGAGAAGGCGCGGATCATCGGTGCGCGAGCGCTGCAGGTGGCTTTCGGTGCGCCGGTGCTCATCGACACCGATCAGACCCAGCCGATCCTCATCGCGGCCGAGGAGTACGACGCTGGGGTCCTGCCCTTCACAGTTCGACGAGGTGACAACTGA
- a CDS encoding 30S ribosomal protein S9, translated as MVTNTSGKKKTAVARATVREGEGRVRIDSQPVELVDPELAQLKMLEPFRIADDDLREQVDVEVSVEGGGVMGQADAARTAIARGLVDHTNDAELRDAFMEFDRSLLVNDVRQSEAKKWGGPGARARYQKSYR; from the coding sequence ATGGTAACGAACACCTCAGGCAAGAAGAAGACGGCCGTCGCCCGCGCGACCGTTCGCGAGGGCGAGGGTCGGGTACGTATCGACTCCCAGCCGGTCGAGCTGGTCGATCCCGAGCTGGCCCAGCTGAAGATGCTGGAGCCGTTCCGGATCGCCGACGACGACCTGCGCGAACAGGTCGACGTGGAAGTCTCCGTCGAGGGCGGCGGCGTCATGGGCCAGGCCGACGCGGCCCGGACCGCGATCGCACGCGGCCTCGTCGACCACACCAACGACGCCGAACTCCGTGACGCGTTCATGGAGTTCGACCGCTCGCTGCTGGTCAACGACGTTCGCCAGTCCGAAGCCAAGAAGTGGGGCGGCCCCGGCGCACGGGCCCGCTACCAGAAGTCCTACCGCTAA
- a CDS encoding DUF5518 domain-containing protein: MSGLLRDAGWGAAVTVVLSVLPFSPVVGGAVASHRRGCRYATGVAVGLLSGVVAAIPLLALFVPTLLVVGWLGYGVPPSSPAYDLFLAIVFGLFGIYTVGLSGVGGLGGVWARLHTDWDLDPARWL, encoded by the coding sequence ATGTCGGGGCTGCTCCGTGACGCCGGGTGGGGCGCGGCGGTGACGGTCGTCCTCTCGGTGCTCCCCTTTTCGCCGGTCGTGGGCGGTGCCGTCGCGAGTCATCGGCGTGGCTGTCGCTACGCAACTGGTGTGGCCGTCGGCCTGCTCTCGGGCGTCGTCGCGGCGATCCCGCTGCTCGCGTTGTTCGTGCCGACGCTGCTGGTCGTCGGCTGGCTCGGCTACGGCGTCCCGCCGTCGTCGCCGGCCTACGACCTGTTTCTGGCGATCGTCTTCGGGCTGTTCGGGATCTACACGGTCGGACTGAGCGGGGTAGGCGGGCTCGGCGGCGTCTGGGCGCGGCTCCACACCGACTGGGACCTCGATCCCGCGCGGTGGCTGTAG
- the rpsB gene encoding 30S ribosomal protein S2, whose amino-acid sequence MSGNENEGLDAEDSDFDPEDDVEAEADAEATDTEEPAADAEASEADAEAEEADEGPSLDEDVMPDDEADLLIPVEEYLGAGVHIGTQQKTQDMERFIHRVRTDGLYVLDVSMTDSRIRTAADFLANYDPEQILVASSRQYGRFPAEKFADAVGARARTGRFIPGTLTNPDYDGYIEPDVVVVTDPIGDAQAVKEAITVGIPVIAMCDSNNTTANVDLVVPTNNKGRKALSVVYWLLANETLDRRGSDTVYELADFESEL is encoded by the coding sequence ATGAGCGGCAACGAAAACGAAGGTCTCGACGCAGAGGACTCCGACTTCGACCCCGAAGACGACGTCGAAGCAGAGGCCGACGCCGAGGCTACCGACACTGAGGAACCGGCCGCCGACGCCGAGGCCAGCGAGGCCGACGCCGAGGCTGAAGAAGCTGACGAGGGACCGTCCCTCGACGAGGACGTCATGCCCGACGACGAGGCAGACCTCCTCATTCCCGTCGAGGAGTACCTCGGCGCGGGGGTCCACATCGGGACCCAGCAGAAGACCCAGGACATGGAGCGGTTCATCCACCGCGTCCGGACCGACGGGCTGTACGTGCTGGACGTCTCGATGACGGACTCGCGCATCCGAACGGCAGCGGACTTCCTCGCGAACTACGACCCCGAGCAGATCCTCGTGGCCTCCTCGCGACAGTACGGCCGGTTCCCGGCCGAGAAGTTCGCCGACGCCGTCGGTGCACGGGCCCGGACCGGTCGATTCATCCCGGGGACGCTGACCAATCCCGACTACGACGGGTACATCGAGCCCGACGTGGTCGTCGTCACGGACCCGATCGGTGACGCCCAGGCCGTCAAAGAGGCCATCACCGTCGGCATCCCGGTCATCGCGATGTGTGACTCCAACAACACCACCGCGAACGTCGACCTGGTCGTCCCGACGAACAACAAGGGGCGCAAGGCGCTGTCGGTCGTCTACTGGCTGCTTGCCAACGAGACGCTCGACCGCCGCGGCTCCGACACCGTCTACGAGCTCGCCGACTTCGAGAGCGAACTGTAG